A portion of the Limanda limanda chromosome 3, fLimLim1.1, whole genome shotgun sequence genome contains these proteins:
- the LOC132998406 gene encoding SHC-transforming protein 3-like: MRQQTLPRYTSQSGLFTGSSSLLQLLQFDCDTFLPPAGMLKRTKYSRLRNDSVTSPEDRPQRMPPLKRELPLDSDFAQLDPGTPPHHGTSILRDFIPRVANIRLQSPFPLTGLRGQRTAAGDRRVDGHADGPCSGTQWGSGPEQRICGQPSLHVPFTSGHSRSHLALLCAKRPITLHRMASLPWTPGCPPCPQHRGGPCCGKTSSAADDCTVVGTANRAVHHNIKYMGSVEVTQSMRNLDFDTRMNVTREAISRLCERTSAKTAVKTKRSVYKGPSAVLGRMNLQFSGRRIIVTVSTDSVTLITASSSQKIAHHPMQAISFASGGEPDVVDYIAYVAKDLTNQRACHILECPQGGACELINSIGQAFENRFHQLLSHTPSLLCTDPRSAVRISNDWTEESTTEQEVKQEGEAHEHSDYYNVIPGKTPPPGGIEDLRITREESKQDPDIQEVCLPRPVSLYENCSITEETPAPTRVGCEVSGQGSPLPESLIQDLIQEEGWFHGRLGRKQAESLLTCSGDFLVRESSSASGQYVLSGVEGATVRHLLLIDPHGKVRTRDQVFLSVGHLVRFHMENQTPIVSGSSELLLKQPILQRH, from the exons ATGAGACAGCAAACCTTACCCAGGTACACATCCCAGTCAGGACTCTTTACAGGGAGCTCATCTCTTTTGCAGCTATTACAATTTGATTGTGACACTTTCCTCCCCCCCGCAGGCATGCTCAAGCGCACCAAATACAGTCGTCTGCGCAACGATTCCGTCACATCTCCAGAGGATCGGCCCCAAAGGATGCCGCCCCTGAAGAGGGAACTCCCCTTGGACTCTGATTTTGCCCAACTGGACCCCGGGACACCCCCACACCACGGAACGTCCATCCTGAGGGACTTCATCCCTCGAGTGGCCAACATCCGGCTGCAGAGTCCCTTCCCTCTGACTGGCCTGAGGGGACAGAGGACCGCAGCAGGGGACAGACGCGTGGACGGACACGCTGACGGACCCTGTTCAGGAACACAATGGGGATCAGGACCCGAGCAGAGAATTTGTGGCCAACCCTCCCTTCATGTCCCGTTTACCAGTGGCCACAGCCGGAGTCACTTAGCCCTGCTCTGCGCAAAAAGACCCATCACCCTGCACCGGATGGCCAGCCTCCCCTGGACCCCCGGCTGTCCCCCCTGCCCACAGCACAGAGGGGGTCCGTGCTGTGGGAAgacttcctctgcagcagatgACTGTACAGTGGTGGGGACGGCAAACAGAGCAGTGCATCATAACATCAAG TACATGGGCAGTGTGGAGGTAACCCAGTCCATGAGGAACCTCGACTTTGATACGAGAATGAACGTGACACG agaggCTATAAGCAGACTGTGCGAGAGGACATCAGCCAAGACAGCAGTGAAAACTAAAAGG TCTGTGTACAAGGGGCCGTCGGCTGTTCTTGGTCGGATGAACCTGCAGTTTTCCGGGCGCAGGATCATCGTCACCGTCTCCACAGACAGTGTGACTCTGatcacagcctcctcctcacag aAGATCGCCCACCACCCCATGCaggccatttcatttgcctcgGGCGGAGAACCA GACGTGGTCGATTACATCGCTTACGTTGCCAAAGACCTCACCAATCAGAGAG cgtgTCACATCCTGGAGTGTCCACAGGGTGGGGCCTGCGAGCTCATCAACAGCATCGGTCAGGCCTTTGAGAATCGTTTCCACCAACTCCTCAGCCACACACCTTCACTCCTCTGCACTGATCCCAG GTCAGCAGTGAGAATCAGTAACGATTGGACAGAGGAGTCAACAACAGAGCAGGAGGTCAAACAGGAAGGTGAAGCCCATGAGCACAGTGACTATTACAATGTGATCCCGGGAAAGACGCCCCCTCCTGGTGGGATAGAGGACCTGCGCATCACAAGGGAGGAGAGCAAGCAAGATCCTGACATTCAAGAG GTCTGTTTGCCTCGGCCCGTTTCACTGTATGAGAACTGCTCCATCACAGAAGAGACTCCAGCTCCAACTAGAG TGGGATGTGAGGTCAGTGGACAGGGCTCTCCTCTCCCTGAGTCACTGATCCAGGACCTGATCCAGGAGGAAGGCTGGTTCCACGGCAG GCTGGGACGGAAGCAGGCCGAGTCCCTCCTCACCTGCAGTGGGGACTTCCTGGTCAGAGAGAGCAGCTCTGCGTCGGGTCAGTACGTCCTCAGCGGCGTGGAGGGAGCCACCGTGCGGCACCTGCTGCTGATCGACCCCCATGGAAAG GTGCGGACCCGTGACCAGGTGTTTCTGAGCGTCGGTCACCTGGTGCGATTCCACATGGAGAACCAGACGCCCATCGTGTCTGGGAGCagcgagctgctgctgaagcagCCGATCCTGCAGAGACACTGA